One window from the genome of Salvia splendens isolate huo1 chromosome 9, SspV2, whole genome shotgun sequence encodes:
- the LOC121748444 gene encoding protein DETOXIFICATION 45, chloroplastic-like, producing MAAAQLAAGTAFSCGLPKETNKLYSLAVSSKGFRCWVGKRRSFGSKLLLPSPIVRRREIFPRLNCQLRPDCNVESDDVEETVALKQESHSLDSNGGPSDLNGAVSSQISEKREAPTDNAASNVRRELVMLSLPAIGGQAIDPIVQLLETAYIGRLGAVELGSAGVSISLFNIISKLFNIPLLSVSTSFVAEDIAKNAGKPSTNNAVEKLQLSSVSTALFLAVGIGIFEATALVLGSGPLLSLMGISPASSMRAHAQRFLILRALGAPAFVVSLALQGIFRGFKDTTTPVYCLGFGNFTAILLFPLFMYYFQLGVNGAAISTVISQYIVTFSMVWCLNKRAVLLPPKLGELQFGNYLKSGGFLIGRTLAVLLTMTLGTSMAARLGPVAMSAHQICTQVWLAVSLLTDALGAAAQALVASYISKKDYANVKDVTQFVLKIGLVTGISLALILGFSFSSLAPIFTNDAEVLRIVRTGVLFVCASQPVNALAFILDGLYYGVSDFRFAAISMMGSGAISCVVLLYAPKLVGLPGVWFGLTLLMALRTAAGFIRLSQRSGPWWFLHSDLNKVKLV from the exons ATGGCGGCCGCGCAGCTCGCTGCTGGCACTGCGTTTTCTTGCGGCTTACCGAAGGAAACCAACAAATTGTATTCTTTGGCGGTAAGCTCGAAAGGGTTTCGGTGTTGGGTGGGAAAAAGAAGAAGCTTTGGGTCAAAATTGTTGCTGCCATCTCCAATTGTTCGACGAAGGGAGATTTTCCCAAGACTGAATTGTCAGTTGAGGCCGGATTGCAATGTGGAGTCTGATGACGTGGAGGAGACTGTTGCTCTTAAACAAGAATCCCACTCCCTAGACTCAAATGGAGGGCCTAG TGACTTGAATGGGGCTGTCTCTTCTCAAATAAGTGAGAAGAGAGAAGCTCCTACTGATAACGCTGCAAGCAATGTTAGGCGCGAGCTTGTGATGTTGTCGTTACCAGCAATTGGTGGGCAGGCGATTGATCCAATTGTGCAACTGTTGGAGACTGCCTATATTGGCCGTTTGG GTGCTGTGGAGTTGGGTTCTGCTGGAGTCTCCATCTCACTCTTCAACATAATCTCGAAGCTTTTCAATATTCCCCTCCTCAGTGTTTCTACTTCTTTCGTGGCTGAAGACATTGCAAAGAATGCAGGCAAACCCTCTACCAATAATGCAGTAGAAAAGCTGCAGCTATCTTCAGTGTCAACTGCTCTGTTTTTAGCTGTTGGCATTGGTATCTTTGAAGCTACGGCACTTGTTTTGGGATCTGGACCTCTTCTCAGTTTGATGGGCATATCACCG GCTTCTTCAATGCGTGCTCATGCACAGCGGTTTCTTATCCTGAGGGCCCTAGGTGCTCCTGCCTTTGTTGTTTCTTTGGCCCTTCAAGGCATTTTTCGCGGCTTCAAGGATACAACGACACCTGTATATTGTTTAG GATTTGGAAATTTTACAGCTATACTCCTCTTTCCTCTGTTTATGTATTATTTTCAGTTAGGTGTCAATGGAGCTGCAATTTCCACCGTTATCTCTCA ATACATTGTCACCTTCTCGATGGTATGGTGTCTTAACAAGAGGGCGGTATTATTGCCTCCAAAGCTTGGCGAACTGCAGTTTGGTAATTATCTGAAATCGG GTGGTTTTCTAATTGGGAGGACTCTTGCTGTTCTTCTCACGATGACACTGGGTACATCCATGGCGGCTCGCCTGGGGCCCGTAGCTATGTCTGCCCATCAAATTTGCACCCAAGTTTGGCTTGCTGTATCACTACTTACTGATGCACTTGGAGCAGCAGCTCAG GCCTTGGTCGCCAGTTACATATCCAAAAAAGATTATGCTAACGTGAAGGATGTCACTCAGTTCGTATTAAAG ATTGGTCTTGTTACTGGCATTTCCTTGGCTTTGATACTAGGTTTTTCTTTTAGTTCATTGGCTCCGATATTTACCAATGATGCTGAGGTCTTGAGGATCGTTAGAACTGGTGTCCTG TTTGTCTGTGCCAGCCAACCTGTAAATGCTCTAGCTTTTATACTTGATGGTCTCTACTATGGTGTCTCGGATTTCCGTTTCGCTGCAATCTCAATG ATGGGGTCTGGTGCAATATCTTGTGTGGTTTTGCTATATGCTCCTAAGCTTGTTGGTCTTCCCGGTGTTTGGTTTGGTCTGACTCTCTTAATGGCACTAAGAACAGCAGCTGGATTCATCAG ATTGTCACAACGTAGTGGCCCGTGGTGGTTCCTCCACAGCGATCTTAACAAAGTCAAG CTTGTTTGA